From Bacteroidota bacterium, one genomic window encodes:
- a CDS encoding class I SAM-dependent methyltransferase: protein MGGTAHDVHSPFVFDLLNDVIRDETPFYIYDKIEALRARLLLDESILSVTDLGTGGERNQKRSLKVKYIAGTFLKSARCSQLLFRLVNHFHPKNILELGTSLGITTLYLASPYRKTQVITMEGCPETANKAREHFDLFQMENIRVVTGDFGLNLSSVLENIGETGMVFFDGNHKRDATLFYFNQALRHAGNDTIFIFDDIHWSREMEAAWNTIKANPRVTLSIDLFQLGLIFFRSGIPRQHFVLKF from the coding sequence ATGGGCGGAACAGCCCATGATGTTCATTCTCCATTTGTTTTCGATTTACTAAACGACGTAATCAGGGATGAAACGCCCTTTTACATCTATGATAAAATTGAAGCTTTAAGAGCCCGACTTTTACTGGATGAATCCATTCTTAGTGTTACAGATCTGGGAACCGGTGGAGAGCGAAATCAAAAAAGGTCTCTCAAGGTTAAATACATCGCGGGTACATTTCTGAAATCTGCACGATGCAGTCAATTGTTGTTCCGGCTGGTGAATCATTTCCATCCAAAGAACATATTGGAACTTGGAACTTCATTGGGAATTACGACACTCTACTTAGCCTCACCTTACAGGAAAACTCAGGTTATCACCATGGAGGGTTGTCCGGAAACTGCTAATAAAGCAAGGGAACATTTCGATTTGTTTCAAATGGAAAATATCCGGGTTGTTACCGGAGATTTTGGCCTGAATCTTTCCAGTGTATTGGAAAATATCGGAGAAACCGGAATGGTCTTTTTTGATGGCAATCACAAACGAGACGCTACACTCTTCTACTTCAACCAGGCTCTCCGGCATGCAGGGAATGATACGATCTTTATCTTTGACGATATACACTGGAGCAGGGAAATGGAAGCAGCCTGGAACACCATCAAAGCTAATCCAAGGGTTACACTGAGCATTGATTTGTTCCAATTGGGTCTGATCTTTTTCAGAAGTGGCATTCCGAGACAACATTTTGTCCTTAAATTCTAA
- a CDS encoding ABC transporter ATP-binding protein: MLELRNISRRYVIGTEEVNALRSITLSIQKGEYVALMGPSGSGKSTLMNIIGCLDTPSSGEYILNNKQVNSMADNELAEIRNKEIGFIFQTFNLIPRSSALDNVALPLVYAGIRKDERVNRAMTALEDVGLGDRVKHKPNELSGGQRQRVAVARALVNKPSIILADEPTGNLDSKTSEEIMALFEEIHQKGNTIIVVTHEEDIARHAYRIIRIKDGLIESDQPNPKVVRTGAPV, translated from the coding sequence TTGCTTGAACTCAGAAATATTTCCCGTCGTTATGTAATCGGTACAGAGGAAGTAAACGCTTTACGATCCATTACTTTGTCGATACAAAAAGGCGAATATGTCGCATTGATGGGACCTTCCGGTTCCGGAAAATCAACGCTCATGAATATCATCGGTTGCCTGGATACTCCAAGCAGCGGAGAGTATATTCTAAACAATAAACAAGTGAATTCCATGGCAGATAATGAACTCGCCGAAATCCGTAACAAAGAAATCGGGTTCATTTTCCAGACATTCAATCTTATCCCGAGAAGCTCTGCCTTGGACAATGTAGCTCTGCCACTCGTATATGCAGGGATCCGCAAAGATGAGAGGGTTAACAGAGCGATGACTGCTTTGGAGGATGTCGGCCTGGGTGATCGTGTCAAACACAAACCGAATGAACTGTCCGGTGGACAAAGACAACGTGTCGCTGTCGCGCGCGCGCTTGTAAACAAACCTTCTATTATTCTTGCGGATGAACCGACAGGGAACCTTGATTCCAAAACTTCGGAGGAAATCATGGCCTTGTTTGAAGAAATTCATCAAAAAGGAAATACCATCATTGTTGTTACACACGAAGAAGACATTGCCCGTCATGCCTACAGGATTATCCGGATCAAAGACGGACTCATTGAATCCGATCAGCCCAATCCGAAAGTTGTCAGAACCGGAGCGCCTGTTTGA
- a CDS encoding cob(I)yrinic acid a,c-diamide adenosyltransferase, producing the protein MKIYTKKGDEGKTSLIGGTRVSKNHKRIDAYGTIDELNSWIGLLRDQAIASGHITLLLTIQDRLFIIGSQLAADPETSRMKLPELTEEDVLLLENAMDEMESTLPEMKHFVLPGGNPIVSYCHLARTVCRRAERCVVYLSETDHVSPLILKYLNRLSDYLFVLSRKLSAETGSKETPWIPGK; encoded by the coding sequence ATGAAGATTTACACAAAAAAGGGTGACGAAGGCAAGACTTCTTTGATTGGAGGAACCCGTGTTTCCAAAAATCACAAGCGAATCGATGCTTATGGAACCATTGATGAACTAAACAGCTGGATTGGACTTTTGCGTGATCAGGCGATTGCTTCCGGACATATCACCTTGCTGCTCACCATTCAGGATCGCCTCTTTATCATTGGTTCTCAACTTGCAGCTGACCCTGAAACTTCCCGAATGAAACTTCCTGAACTTACAGAGGAGGATGTCCTCCTTCTTGAAAACGCTATGGATGAGATGGAAAGTACATTACCGGAAATGAAACACTTTGTATTACCCGGAGGAAACCCGATTGTTTCTTATTGCCATCTGGCCCGAACCGTTTGCCGTCGTGCCGAAAGATGTGTTGTTTATTTATCAGAGACGGATCATGTTTCTCCGCTTATTTTAAAATATCTGAATCGATTATCCGACTACCTTTTTGTCTTATCCAGGAAACTTAGCGCCGAAACCGGTTCAAAAGAAACACCCTGGATTCCGGGAAAGTGA
- a CDS encoding DUF2795 domain-containing protein, which translates to MYWTLELAQHLEDAPWPATKDELIDYAIRSGAPLEVIENLQELEDEGEAYESIEEIWPDYPTKDDFFFNEDEY; encoded by the coding sequence ATGTATTGGACCCTCGAACTTGCACAGCACCTTGAAGATGCTCCATGGCCGGCAACTAAAGATGAGTTGATCGATTACGCGATTCGTTCCGGCGCTCCTCTTGAAGTCATTGAAAACCTCCAGGAACTGGAAGACGAAGGTGAAGCCTACGAAAGCATCGAAGAAATCTGGCCTGACTATCCAACCAAGGATGACTTCTTCTTCAACGAAGACGAGTATTAG
- a CDS encoding T9SS type A sorting domain-containing protein, with product MKKYLLLSYLFLIAVAGNAQVKFQTLYGDVNLDDAQVVVHTFDGGFLLAGGTGPNMLDSTDVTLFRLNANGDLVWSSKIDAYKDDFISDALQLADGTFLLVGTTYSSPIDSVYSDILVMQVDDAGFIMWSKVFGGSDYDEAQSIVDIGNDQYVILGNTWSFGSVLKSALAMKINAGGDQFWTNISSTTISNYFYKGAKTDDGFIAVGGTFNVSGGTNFDHYVTKFDSTGNIIWSKRYGTIGADWSYAIENVPGGGYIVAGVSVVNTSGGTDQNIFKLDAAGNVVWNFNYGGLQYERPSTVRQTANGNFVIAGFTNVGDSLNVINQDLLEEIDTDGNLIWARTYGDVTATSECYSMVATNDGYALAGYTIGFQTGNIGDAYFVKTDTAGFSGCYETNFPAIVNINTFTDSTGANEQIIVLNESTALFNSSLQINQFGQICFTDGTTDLTSQKMFSLYPNPASENLMVHFTTEDNSGLLKIKDLSGRILKTIAVSENSGMTIPVKELASGLYIMSYENEKGITSTTFIRQ from the coding sequence ATGAAAAAATATCTACTCCTCTCCTACTTGTTTCTGATTGCAGTTGCCGGAAATGCACAAGTTAAATTTCAAACTTTGTACGGTGATGTGAATCTGGATGACGCACAGGTTGTGGTCCACACTTTTGATGGCGGATTTTTGCTTGCCGGTGGTACAGGACCAAACATGCTCGACAGTACTGATGTAACTTTATTTCGTCTCAACGCAAATGGCGATCTCGTATGGTCTTCAAAAATTGACGCCTACAAAGACGACTTCATCAGCGATGCGCTTCAGCTTGCGGATGGTACTTTCCTGCTGGTTGGAACAACGTACAGTTCACCAATTGACTCAGTTTATTCCGACATCCTTGTGATGCAAGTGGATGATGCAGGATTCATCATGTGGTCAAAAGTATTCGGCGGTAGTGATTATGATGAGGCTCAATCTATTGTTGATATTGGCAACGATCAGTATGTGATCCTTGGCAATACATGGAGTTTTGGTTCTGTTTTAAAATCAGCATTGGCCATGAAGATCAATGCGGGTGGTGATCAGTTCTGGACGAACATCAGCAGCACTACGATCTCCAATTATTTTTACAAAGGAGCAAAAACTGACGACGGATTTATCGCAGTTGGCGGAACATTCAATGTGAGCGGTGGTACAAACTTCGATCACTACGTTACGAAATTTGACAGTACAGGGAATATTATCTGGAGCAAACGCTATGGAACTATCGGCGCCGATTGGTCATACGCGATTGAAAATGTTCCTGGCGGAGGATATATTGTGGCGGGTGTATCTGTTGTAAACACTTCGGGCGGTACTGATCAGAATATTTTCAAACTGGATGCCGCAGGCAATGTTGTCTGGAACTTCAATTATGGCGGACTGCAATACGAAAGGCCTTCGACTGTGCGGCAAACAGCAAATGGGAATTTTGTAATAGCCGGTTTCACCAATGTGGGAGATTCATTGAATGTGATCAATCAGGACCTTCTGGAAGAAATTGACACGGATGGTAATCTAATCTGGGCACGTACTTACGGCGATGTAACTGCTACCAGCGAATGTTATTCCATGGTCGCGACCAATGATGGTTATGCTTTGGCGGGATACACCATTGGTTTCCAGACTGGCAATATCGGAGATGCTTATTTCGTCAAAACTGATACTGCCGGATTCAGCGGGTGTTATGAAACCAACTTCCCTGCGATTGTGAACATCAATACATTCACCGATAGTACTGGTGCCAATGAGCAAATAATTGTTTTAAACGAAAGCACCGCTTTATTTAATTCATCCTTACAAATCAATCAATTCGGGCAGATCTGTTTTACGGATGGCACAACCGACTTGACTTCACAAAAAATGTTTAGCCTTTACCCGAATCCTGCAAGCGAAAACCTGATGGTTCATTTTACTACTGAAGACAATTCAGGTTTACTGAAGATCAAAGATCTTTCCGGCAGAATTTTGAAAACAATAGCTGTTTCAGAAAATTCCGGGATGACAATTCCTGTGAAAGAACTCGCTTCCGGTCTTTACATCATGAGTTATGAAAATGAAAAAGGTATTACCAGTACCACCTTCATTCGTCAATAA
- a CDS encoding T9SS type A sorting domain-containing protein has product MKKNSLFSLIISGIFLQISVSAQPWMKPSLTSVRKEAQKPNFYSVQEKFNNYWKDRDVSMKEEENAEEGGYQQFKRWEWFMKQRTFPSGQFPQPDILFREYKRYQQEHPVANQRTSSPNWSFIGPAVVPGGGGGAGRVNVIRFDPNNSQNIFLGAACGGLWKSTDGGQSWSTNTDLLPALSIADMAINPRNTDTMYIATGDGYGYEYLNDFWGGTYSAGVLMSVDGGVTWNSTGLTYSQSQTDIIQRIVVSPTHPEIVMIATRNGIFRSTNGGATWSLVQSGHYYDIEFNTSNADVVYSTDNSSLYRSLDGGQTWTQLYQGLCTGRISIATTAANDNVIYALCETGTFYRSNDGGVSFTQPGSPQTTFYGYYDCVLAASQVDENTVYCGGLGISKTIDGGSSWQSAANTGGGVDYVHADNHFLDFLPGSNTTIFSGNDGGIFKTDDAGSSWTDLSNSLGIKQYYRMGQSTTDPYLIYAGAQDNGTDRLKNGVWEQVSGADGMECLVDYTNDDVVYVSSQNGYVQRSTDGGTTFNFIAPGGGAWVTPYIIDPVDPQTLYGGFFDLQKTTDGGSTWNSITSNATFNGDVIAIAIARSNTNVLYAASLGAIFRTDNGGVSWTDISPGLPVNSVGITSISVCDTNPQKVWVTFTGYSDGEKVYMSTDGGTNWNNISGTLPNIPVNCIVYQNQSDDVLYIGTDFGVFYRDSAAFDWIPYNGGLPNVMVSEMEIHYGAGKLRAATYGRGIWEADLNGAVPILLDAGISQILSPGGTSCDSQQIPQFKIRNYGSDTLFTANVYYQLDGGTPQLYVWTGALSRGDEDLITLPVQTYTGGNHVFSVYTSDPNGGTDQYAFNDIRSISFNVNTIQFPIPFTEDFQAALLPPANWTLNDPSGLLLLDNTTGGFGLSSTSVYANFFYVANGSVGALSTPQFDLSNAIAPAILSFNLAYAPYGTGFDDSLVISVSSDCGTTFNRIYEKGPLDIATTAQNSNVFIPGPSDWRRDSIDITSLIGNSGVLFRFDAISGYGNNLYLDDINVSDASTGVNSAELSDKVMVYPNPVTDVLKIAFNAAAGNTYFVRITDVTGRQVMSKEIRSSSGLINTVLDLSGLEAGMYQYSILKNNTVQHSGKIIKS; this is encoded by the coding sequence ATGAAAAAGAACTCATTATTTTCCCTGATCATTTCAGGCATTTTTTTACAGATTTCTGTTTCCGCTCAGCCGTGGATGAAGCCTTCACTCACCTCCGTGAGAAAAGAAGCACAGAAGCCTAATTTCTACAGTGTTCAGGAGAAATTTAACAATTATTGGAAAGATCGTGATGTGTCCATGAAGGAAGAAGAAAATGCAGAAGAAGGAGGCTATCAGCAGTTTAAAAGATGGGAATGGTTCATGAAACAAAGGACTTTTCCCAGTGGACAATTTCCTCAGCCGGATATTTTGTTCAGGGAATACAAACGTTATCAGCAGGAGCATCCGGTAGCCAACCAGAGAACTTCGTCCCCTAACTGGAGTTTTATCGGACCCGCGGTAGTTCCGGGTGGTGGTGGTGGAGCCGGACGGGTAAATGTCATTCGTTTCGATCCGAACAATTCCCAAAATATTTTTCTTGGTGCGGCATGTGGCGGACTTTGGAAATCAACCGATGGCGGACAAAGCTGGTCAACCAATACGGATCTTCTCCCAGCACTCAGCATTGCCGATATGGCCATCAATCCCAGAAATACGGATACCATGTACATTGCTACAGGCGACGGATATGGTTATGAATATCTGAATGATTTCTGGGGTGGAACATACAGTGCGGGAGTGTTGATGTCGGTTGATGGTGGAGTGACATGGAATTCAACTGGCTTAACTTATTCTCAATCACAGACTGATATTATTCAACGTATTGTCGTTAGTCCAACACACCCTGAAATTGTGATGATCGCGACGCGCAATGGGATCTTCCGTTCCACAAATGGAGGAGCAACGTGGAGCCTGGTTCAGTCCGGTCACTATTATGACATCGAATTCAATACCTCGAATGCGGATGTTGTTTATTCAACAGATAATTCTTCTTTGTACCGTTCATTAGACGGTGGTCAAACCTGGACACAATTGTATCAGGGTTTATGCACCGGTCGCATCTCGATTGCAACCACAGCCGCAAATGATAATGTAATTTACGCTCTGTGCGAAACAGGAACTTTCTATCGATCGAACGACGGAGGAGTGAGTTTTACGCAACCCGGTTCGCCGCAGACTACTTTTTACGGCTATTATGATTGTGTTTTAGCCGCTTCACAAGTGGATGAAAATACGGTGTATTGCGGAGGATTGGGAATTTCAAAAACAATTGATGGTGGAAGTTCATGGCAGAGTGCCGCAAATACCGGTGGTGGAGTTGATTATGTGCATGCCGACAATCATTTTCTCGATTTTCTACCGGGAAGTAACACGACAATTTTCTCAGGTAACGATGGTGGAATTTTTAAAACAGATGATGCAGGATCAAGCTGGACAGACCTGAGTAATTCGCTTGGTATCAAACAATATTACCGCATGGGACAGAGTACCACTGATCCTTACCTGATTTATGCGGGAGCACAGGACAATGGAACGGATCGTTTGAAGAATGGTGTCTGGGAGCAAGTATCCGGTGCCGATGGAATGGAATGTCTTGTAGATTATACGAATGATGATGTCGTGTATGTCTCTTCACAGAACGGTTATGTTCAGCGTTCAACAGATGGAGGAACTACATTCAACTTTATTGCTCCCGGGGGTGGTGCATGGGTGACACCTTACATCATAGATCCGGTTGATCCGCAAACTTTGTATGGCGGCTTTTTTGACCTTCAAAAAACAACAGACGGTGGCAGCACCTGGAATTCGATAACTTCGAACGCGACATTTAACGGAGATGTGATAGCTATTGCCATTGCAAGATCCAATACCAATGTGCTTTACGCAGCATCATTGGGAGCGATTTTTCGTACCGACAATGGAGGAGTTTCCTGGACAGATATCTCTCCCGGTCTTCCTGTAAATTCAGTAGGTATCACTTCCATTTCGGTATGTGATACGAATCCTCAGAAAGTATGGGTGACTTTTACGGGCTATTCTGATGGAGAAAAAGTTTACATGTCAACAGATGGAGGAACGAACTGGAATAATATTTCCGGAACACTTCCGAATATTCCGGTGAACTGTATTGTTTATCAAAACCAAAGCGATGATGTGCTGTATATAGGAACTGATTTCGGAGTTTTCTATCGTGATTCCGCCGCATTCGATTGGATACCCTACAATGGTGGCTTGCCTAATGTGATGGTGAGTGAAATGGAAATTCATTACGGTGCCGGAAAATTGCGTGCGGCAACTTATGGTCGTGGTATCTGGGAAGCTGATTTGAACGGAGCTGTGCCAATTCTGTTGGATGCAGGAATTTCTCAAATACTTTCTCCGGGAGGAACATCTTGTGATTCACAACAAATTCCTCAATTTAAAATTCGCAATTATGGCTCTGATACATTATTTACAGCAAATGTGTATTATCAACTTGATGGTGGTACGCCACAATTGTATGTATGGACAGGAGCGCTGAGCAGGGGAGACGAAGATCTGATCACACTTCCTGTGCAAACCTATACCGGCGGAAACCATGTATTCTCAGTGTATACTTCTGATCCAAATGGAGGAACTGATCAGTATGCATTCAATGATATTCGTTCCATCAGTTTTAATGTGAATACAATTCAATTCCCTATTCCATTCACCGAAGATTTTCAGGCTGCATTACTTCCTCCTGCGAACTGGACATTAAATGATCCTTCAGGGTTACTGCTGCTCGACAATACGACAGGAGGATTCGGATTGTCGTCAACATCTGTCTATGCTAATTTCTTTTATGTTGCAAATGGAAGTGTTGGTGCCTTGTCAACTCCACAATTTGATTTGAGTAATGCGATAGCTCCGGCAATACTCTCCTTTAACCTTGCCTATGCACCTTATGGAACAGGATTTGACGATTCACTGGTCATTTCTGTAAGTTCAGATTGTGGAACCACTTTTAATCGCATTTATGAGAAAGGTCCTCTTGACATAGCAACTACTGCTCAAAATTCAAATGTTTTTATTCCCGGGCCTTCTGACTGGAGAAGAGATTCAATTGATATAACTTCCCTCATAGGTAATTCAGGAGTTCTGTTTCGTTTTGATGCCATCAGTGGTTATGGTAACAATTTATACCTGGACGATATTAATGTAAGCGATGCAAGTACAGGGGTGAATAGCGCCGAACTCAGTGACAAGGTGATGGTTTATCCTAACCCTGTAACAGATGTTTTGAAAATAGCATTCAATGCTGCAGCAGGAAATACATATTTCGTGCGCATCACAGATGTAACCGGCAGACAAGTGATGTCTAAGGAAATCAGATCATCATCCGGATTAATAAATACTGTACTCGATCTGTCCGGACTGGAAGCTGGAATGTATCAATACAGCATTCTTAAGAACAATACAGTTCAGCATTCGGGAAAAATCATAAAATCCTGA
- the secA gene encoding preprotein translocase subunit SecA: protein MIGIFNKALTKFFGSKSDRDLKEIMPLVLQAKTAFTGLANLSNDQLRAKTHEFRYKISEFLKDIDAEIKSLEDQAENDPDLELHLKEDLYRKIDALKKDRNKQTEEVLLQILPEAFAVVKETARRFTENETLSATANDIDRLLATKKDNVKIDGDKAIYSNSWVAAGNMITWNMVHYDVQLIGGVVLHQGKIAEMATGEGKTLVATLPIYLNALAGRGVHIVTVNDYLAKRDSEWNAPLFEFLGLTVDCIDKHEPNSVARRDAYLADITYGTNNEFGFDYLRDNMARAAEDMVQRGHHFAIVDEVDSVLIDDARTPLIISGPTPRGDHHEFDIYKPKVELLMKAQRDYVNTLISDARKLLAEKKEDEAGLCLYRAYRALPKNKALIKLLGEQGVMGIMRKTENFYMQDQQKEMHKADATLYFVIDEKNNNIELTEKGIELMSSSSEDKNFFILPDVGSIVAEIEKSAAAAEDKLAKKDELMREYGIKSERIHTVNQLLKAYSLFDRDVEYIIADGKIKIVDEQTGRVLDGRRYSDGLHQAIEAKENVKIEAATQTYATITLQNYFRMFHKLAGMTGTAETEAQEFWTIYKLDVVTIPTNRNVIRKDTEDKVYKTKREKYNAVIEEVELLVKAGRPVLVGTTSVETSELLSRMLKLRNIKHNVLNAKQHQREAQIVAEAGLAGTVTIATNMAGRGTDIKLGPGVKEAGGLAIIGTEKHESRRVDRQLRGRAGRQGDPGSSQFYVSLEDDLMRLFGSERIMKLMDRMGIEEGEVIQHSMITSSIERAQRKVEENNFGIRKRLIEYDDVMNSQREVVYTKRRHAIFGERLSIDISNMVYDTCEALVNQHIETRDFQALQLDLIRVLSIECPVTEQQFMNEKAEVSTEKIFNEAQRYYKHKTQMLIERTWPFIDDVYKNQGATIQNIVIPFSDGLKGIQVVANLKKSYETHGKELAIAFERLITAAMIDDAWKEHLREMDDLKTSVQNAVYEQKDPLLIYKFESFELFKQMMDETNREIISFLFKGIIPQQDPNQVKEARPLPKQDLKNVSTNKAETPSVSNRPGTQPGPPAPPKIQPVRAEQKVGRNDPCPCGSGKKFKNCHGAGTI from the coding sequence ATGATTGGAATATTCAATAAAGCCCTGACCAAATTCTTCGGAAGCAAGAGCGACCGTGACCTGAAAGAAATCATGCCACTGGTGTTGCAGGCGAAAACCGCATTCACCGGACTTGCAAACCTGAGCAATGATCAGTTGCGGGCGAAAACACATGAGTTTCGTTATAAAATTTCTGAATTTTTAAAAGATATAGATGCGGAAATCAAATCCCTGGAAGATCAGGCAGAGAATGATCCCGATCTGGAGTTGCACCTGAAGGAAGATTTGTATCGAAAAATCGATGCACTGAAAAAGGACCGGAACAAACAAACCGAAGAAGTATTACTTCAAATTCTTCCGGAAGCATTCGCTGTTGTAAAAGAAACGGCAAGACGATTTACGGAAAATGAAACGCTCTCTGCTACAGCCAACGACATTGATCGTTTGCTTGCAACGAAAAAAGACAATGTAAAAATTGATGGCGATAAAGCTATCTATAGTAATTCATGGGTTGCAGCCGGAAACATGATCACCTGGAACATGGTGCATTATGATGTACAGCTTATCGGTGGTGTTGTCCTCCACCAGGGAAAAATCGCTGAGATGGCAACAGGTGAAGGAAAAACACTTGTAGCTACGCTCCCAATCTACCTGAACGCGCTGGCCGGTCGTGGAGTACACATCGTTACTGTCAACGACTACCTCGCGAAACGTGACTCCGAATGGAACGCGCCTTTGTTTGAGTTTCTTGGTCTTACTGTAGATTGCATTGACAAACACGAACCGAACTCTGTCGCGAGACGTGATGCCTACCTTGCTGATATTACGTATGGAACCAATAATGAATTTGGTTTCGATTATCTCCGTGACAACATGGCCCGTGCGGCAGAAGATATGGTTCAGCGCGGACACCATTTCGCGATTGTGGATGAGGTTGACTCCGTCCTCATTGACGATGCCCGTACACCATTGATCATTTCCGGGCCAACTCCTCGTGGAGACCATCACGAATTCGATATTTATAAGCCAAAAGTTGAATTGCTGATGAAAGCGCAGCGTGATTATGTGAACACGCTCATTTCGGATGCACGGAAATTACTTGCCGAGAAAAAAGAAGACGAAGCCGGACTTTGTCTCTACAGAGCTTACAGAGCATTGCCTAAAAACAAAGCTTTGATCAAGTTGCTGGGTGAACAAGGTGTCATGGGAATCATGCGCAAAACTGAAAATTTCTACATGCAGGATCAGCAGAAAGAAATGCATAAGGCGGATGCAACCCTATACTTTGTAATTGACGAAAAAAACAACAACATTGAACTCACGGAAAAAGGGATCGAGCTGATGTCCTCTTCCAGTGAAGATAAAAACTTCTTCATCCTTCCGGATGTCGGTTCCATTGTCGCTGAAATTGAAAAATCAGCAGCCGCGGCTGAAGACAAGCTTGCCAAAAAAGATGAGTTGATGCGTGAATATGGAATCAAATCCGAGCGTATCCACACAGTCAATCAATTGCTCAAAGCTTATTCTCTCTTCGACCGCGATGTTGAATACATCATTGCTGATGGTAAAATTAAAATCGTCGATGAGCAAACCGGCCGTGTATTGGATGGTCGTCGATACTCCGACGGATTACACCAGGCGATTGAAGCGAAAGAAAATGTAAAGATCGAAGCGGCGACACAGACTTACGCGACGATCACACTTCAAAACTACTTCCGTATGTTCCACAAACTGGCCGGTATGACCGGTACAGCGGAAACGGAAGCACAGGAATTCTGGACCATTTACAAACTGGATGTCGTAACGATTCCGACAAACCGTAACGTCATTCGTAAGGATACAGAAGATAAAGTATACAAAACAAAACGCGAGAAATACAACGCGGTTATCGAAGAAGTTGAATTGCTTGTGAAAGCGGGCCGACCGGTACTCGTCGGTACAACTTCGGTTGAAACTTCTGAATTGCTGAGCCGGATGCTCAAACTCCGGAACATCAAACACAATGTACTCAACGCGAAACAGCACCAGCGTGAAGCACAGATTGTCGCTGAAGCCGGTCTTGCCGGAACAGTAACCATCGCGACAAACATGGCTGGTCGGGGAACCGATATCAAACTTGGTCCGGGTGTTAAAGAAGCCGGCGGTCTTGCAATTATCGGTACTGAAAAACACGAATCACGTCGTGTTGACCGGCAGTTGCGTGGTCGTGCTGGACGTCAGGGTGATCCGGGATCTTCACAGTTCTATGTATCGTTGGAAGACGATCTGATGCGTCTCTTTGGTTCGGAACGAATCATGAAACTCATGGATCGCATGGGAATCGAGGAAGGTGAAGTGATTCAACACAGCATGATCACCTCTTCGATCGAACGTGCACAACGTAAAGTAGAAGAAAATAACTTCGGAATTCGTAAGCGTTTGATCGAATATGATGACGTGATGAATTCACAGCGTGAAGTGGTGTACACCAAACGCCGTCATGCTATTTTCGGAGAACGATTAAGTATTGACATCAGCAACATGGTGTACGATACCTGCGAGGCGCTGGTAAATCAGCACATCGAAACCCGCGATTTCCAGGCATTGCAACTTGATCTCATTCGTGTACTTTCCATTGAATGTCCGGTGACCGAGCAGCAATTCATGAATGAAAAAGCTGAGGTTAGCACTGAAAAAATCTTCAACGAAGCACAGCGATACTACAAGCATAAAACACAAATGCTGATCGAGCGCACCTGGCCGTTTATCGATGACGTGTATAAAAATCAGGGCGCGACCATTCAGAATATTGTCATTCCATTCAGCGACGGTCTTAAGGGAATTCAGGTTGTTGCCAACCTGAAGAAATCTTACGAAACACACGGCAAGGAACTGGCAATAGCATTTGAGCGATTGATCACAGCTGCCATGATTGACGACGCATGGAAAGAACACCTGCGTGAAATGGATGATCTGAAAACATCTGTACAGAATGCTGTCTATGAACAAAAAGATCCATTGCTGATTTACAAATTCGAATCTTTTGAATTGTTCAAACAAATGATGGATGAAACCAACAGGGAAATCATTTCTTTCCTTTTCAAAGGAATCATTCCTCAGCAGGATCCTAACCAGGTGAAAGAAGCCCGTCCTTTGCCAAAACAGGATTTAAAGAACGTCAGTACTAACAAAGCAGAAACGCCATCAGTTTCCAATCGTCCGGGTACACAACCGGGTCCTCCTGCCCCACCTAAGATTCAACCTGTAAGGGCTGAACAAAAGGTTGGTCGCAACGATCCTTGTCCTTGCGGTAGTGGCAAGAAATTCAAAAACTGCCACGGAGCGGGAACAATTTAA